DNA sequence from the Thunnus albacares chromosome 22, fThuAlb1.1, whole genome shotgun sequence genome:
TCAAAAGTCACTCTGTAGTTCCCGCTCCTCACCTCGTCTTCGTCCTCCAGGAGATCTCCCTCCTCCTCGGAGTCGTTCAGCTCCtggctctccctctctctgtcccgTTTCAGGCTGTCGTCCTTCTTGCTGGAGGTGGATGAGTGGAGGGGGGACACCTCACCTGGCTCCGGTTTGGAGCTCTTCATCTCTGAGTAGAtggtgaaaaagagaaagagaggtgggTGAGTTCAGAAGTAGAAAGGGCCAGGGACTGCAAGATGGACACTCGTCACCATCTTCCATTACCCCAACTTATAGAGGAGGTAAAGGAGGagaaagtttgttttcatcctGAACAGATGTTTGGGAATTTGGCAGTAGAGAAAACTTCTGATGATGTTGCTGTAAGCTGAAATATACACACCTCTGAGCTACCTaaactgctgctactgctaGTTAGCTTATAAaacatggaggttttatatgaCTGGATGAAattcatatatttgaattttgCATATGCCTCTCTCATGACTCATGCTAGTGCTGCATGAGTCACAgagaacattttgtcatttagagGACGAGAATATGGTGAGATTTTCAAAAATAGGATCCTTCTGTAGTGATAGATTTGGTTTCCTTTGGTAGCAATCACACATAagattgtactttttactaGGGTCATATTATAGGCTTTACAGCTGTCAAATGTCATGTAACAGGCCATTTCACTCAATCACTCTGCATTCATAAGGCAAGGAAACTCCCTAAAGTAACTGTGAAGCTGATTAGCAATGATTTTGGCAGATTTTAACTAATTTCTGCACTGAATGAAACATCAGAGTCTTTAATTCAACACCAATAATTTAACGACAATCGTTTCATTTGGGCTCACCTGACTTCTTCCCGTGGTCCTTCTCCATGCGCTCTAGGCTCTCCAGCAGGTAGTCGACCTTGTGTTTGATCTGAGTGAGCTCTCTCTTGATGGTCTGCAGATCATCTACCTTCACTGTGAGGAGAGGAATAGAAGACTCTGAGAGAGTATTCAGTAGGTGCGATCGGGACACACGGTATTCGTACGTGACCCTTTGGGACCTACTCGTACGGGAAGTCCTCTGGCTGCtcttggaggaggaggagaagctggTTTTGGTTCGTCGGCTCCCTCCTCCGCTCAGGCTGACCCTCGGACGCTTTGAGGGGATGACAGCGCGGGAcaggggtggagggggaggaggcaCCCGGGACTGGTAAGAGTACATCCTGAGAGTACCAAAGTGATAAAAAGTGCCAAGAGAAATGTGAGTAGTACTCTTGTAGCGTCACATAATATTAACTTTTACAATGATATTCAGGcagcatttttttcactttttgcatttttattgtttattttaacataaatgcTAATTCACAGAGCTCTCACTAACACtgagataataaaacattaatagtagcttgtttttcttttcccttttcttaccactaaaaaaaagcctttcgcagatgtaaaaatgaagaaaatgtataaatgaaccataaaaatcacaacaaaagacaagagatttgttgatttaaaaaaaaacattttgaaaaacgAAGAGAATAGACAGCTTACCTATCATAGTAATCTCTTTGAAAGTCGTAGTCCAAATCAAAAGAGGAACTGCTGAGAGAGCGGGAGATGGTGGAGAAAGA
Encoded proteins:
- the hnrnpc gene encoding heterogeneous nuclear ribonucleoproteins C1/C2 isoform X7, coding for MDWSSSSSTTSSLMASNVTNKTDPRSLNSRVFIGNLNTLLVTKADVEAIFSKYGKIVGCSVHKGYAFVQFSNERNARAAVSGEDGRMIVGQVLDINLAGEPKPHRSKTVKRSAGDMYSSSSFDLDYDFQRDYYDRMYSYQSRVPPPPPPLSRAVIPSKRPRVSLSGGGSRRTKTSFSSSSKSSQRTSRTSRSQRVTYEYRVSRSHLLNTLSESSIPLLTVKVDDLQTIKRELTQIKHKVDYLLESLERMEKDHGKKSEMKSSKPEPGEVSPLHSSTSSKKDDSLKRDRERESQELNDSEEEGDLLEDEDEMKSRGRDEDEEEDGEQEEGEDDGDSANGDES
- the hnrnpc gene encoding heterogeneous nuclear ribonucleoproteins C1/C2 isoform X8, producing the protein MASNVTNKTDPRSLNSRVFIGNLNTLLVTKADVEAIFSKYGKIVGCSVHKGYAFVQFSNERNARAAVSGEDGRMIVGQVLDINLAGEPKPHRSKTVKRSAGDMYSSSSFDLDYDFQRDYYDRMYSYQSRVPPPPPPLSRAVIPSKRPRVSLSGGGSRRTKTSFSSSSKSSQRTSRTMKVDDLQTIKRELTQIKHKVDYLLESLERMEKDHGKKSEMKSSKPEPGEVSPLHSSTSSKKDDSLKRDRERESQELNDSEEEGDLLEDEDEVRSGNYRVTFEQMKSRGRDEDEEEDGEQEEGEDDGDSANGDES
- the hnrnpc gene encoding heterogeneous nuclear ribonucleoproteins C1/C2 isoform X6: MLTPVPRRPSSLQQTQTDRQASTDQSTDTMDWSSSSSTTSSLMASNVTNKTDPRSLNSRVFIGNLNTLLVTKADVEAIFSKYGKIVGCSVHKGYAFVQFSNERNARAAVSGEDGRMIVGQVLDINLAGEPKPHRSKTVKRSAGDMYSSSSFDLDYDFQRDYYDRMYSYQSRVPPPPPPLSRAVIPSKRPRVSLSGGGSRRTKTSFSSSSKSSQRTSRTSRSQRVTYEYRVSRSHLLNTLSESSIPLLTVKVDDLQTIKRELTQIKHKVDYLLESLERMEKDHGKKSEMKSSKPEPGEVSPLHSSTSSKKDDSLKRDRERESQELNDSEEEGDLLEDEDEMKSRGRDEDEEEDGEQEEGEDDGDSANGDES
- the hnrnpc gene encoding heterogeneous nuclear ribonucleoproteins C1/C2 isoform X9, translated to MASNVTNKTDPRSLNSRVFIGNLNTLLVTKADVEAIFSKYGKIVGCSVHKGYAFVQFSNERNARAAVSGEDGRMIVGQVLDINLAGEPKPHRSKTVKRSAGDMYSSSSFDLDYDFQRDYYDRMYSYQSRVPPPPPPLSRAVIPSKRPRVSLSGGGSRRTKTSFSSSSKSSQRTSRTSRSQRVTYEYRVSRSHLLNTLSESSIPLLTVKVDDLQTIKRELTQIKHKVDYLLESLERMEKDHGKKSEMKSSKPEPGEVSPLHSSTSSKKDDSLKRDRERESQELNDSEEEGDLLEDEDEMKSRGRDEDEEEDGEQEEGEDDGDSANGDES